One segment of Stenotrophomonas sp. SAU14A_NAIMI4_8 DNA contains the following:
- a CDS encoding HAD family hydrolase: MNTSTPAPSRAIGLVGFDGDDTLWKSEDYYRKAEQDYLDLLSRYIDVHDTRTARHLLEVQQRNLGVFGYGVKGMALSMIEAAIDITGQRIEAKDIQRILDIGHDTLRHPVELIDGVRESVAAIAEHYPVVLITKGDLFHQEAKIDVARLHDLFPRIEIVSEKDPQTYARVLAEFELPISQFVMVGNSLRSDIEPVVTLGGWGIHTPYAVTWAHETEHGVAEDEPRMVTADTAWDWPAALAAIEAKATAA, translated from the coding sequence ATGAACACTTCCACGCCCGCGCCGTCGCGCGCCATCGGCCTGGTCGGTTTTGACGGTGACGATACGCTGTGGAAGAGCGAGGACTACTACCGCAAGGCCGAGCAGGATTATCTGGACCTGCTGTCGCGCTACATCGACGTGCACGACACCCGCACCGCGCGCCACCTGTTGGAAGTACAGCAGCGCAATCTGGGCGTGTTCGGCTACGGGGTGAAGGGCATGGCCCTGTCGATGATCGAAGCGGCCATCGACATCACCGGCCAGCGCATCGAAGCCAAGGACATCCAGCGCATCCTGGACATCGGGCATGACACCCTGCGCCACCCGGTTGAGCTGATCGACGGTGTGCGCGAATCGGTGGCGGCCATCGCCGAACACTACCCGGTGGTGCTGATCACCAAGGGCGATCTGTTCCACCAGGAAGCGAAGATCGATGTTGCGCGCCTGCACGACCTGTTCCCGCGCATCGAGATCGTGTCCGAGAAGGACCCGCAGACCTACGCCCGCGTGCTGGCCGAGTTCGAACTGCCGATCTCGCAGTTCGTGATGGTCGGCAACTCGCTGCGTTCGGATATCGAGCCGGTGGTCACCCTGGGTGGCTGGGGCATCCATACCCCGTACGCGGTTACCTGGGCCCACGAAACCGAGCACGGCGTGGCCGAGGACGAGCCGCGCATGGTCACCGCCGATACCGCCTGGGACTGGCCGGCCGCGCTGGCCGCCATCGAGGCCAAGGCCACCGCGGCCTGA
- a CDS encoding transglutaminase-like domain-containing protein: MESVVRKPRLPVAAGLGAALLLWACAAAAAPSSGVRLLQVIDAVDAGHFAQAQALIAQAHGTAELQFQDERMRRIRLDFSLDRAAAQAAVRRWIPDLTDEEFARWDQRGLIEHLDIDGTRWYFKRAPSNLFLLSDEARARRRADAPLPAPGPNEVLNAHHQQVLAAAARTGIAAVLPQRIEFTQSLTVKADAVPAGETVRAWIPYPREIAGQQEQLQWLGSTPSNAQVAPPSTLQRTAYMEAKAVAGQPTRFEIRYALTIFARHTAIDPARVQATPADPALQPYLAEQLPHVQFTPALKLFSDQVLQGETRPYEVVRRLFAAVDRIPWAGAREYSTLSNISDYALRAGHADCGQQTMLLIALLRMNGIPARWQSGMVFSDDGSGYNNLHDWGQVYLAPYGWLPMDVTTGALASDVPALRDFYLGGLDGYRIAFNDDFGQPLVPAKQHYRSETVDSQRGEAEWAGGNLYFDQWSYDFQWQVLPARQPQRDIR; this comes from the coding sequence GTGGAATCCGTCGTTCGCAAACCGCGTCTGCCTGTTGCCGCCGGCTTGGGTGCCGCGCTGCTGCTGTGGGCGTGCGCGGCTGCGGCGGCACCGTCGTCTGGCGTGCGCCTGTTGCAGGTGATCGATGCCGTCGACGCCGGCCACTTCGCGCAGGCGCAGGCGTTGATCGCACAAGCGCACGGCACCGCCGAACTGCAGTTCCAGGACGAGCGCATGCGCCGCATCCGTCTGGATTTCAGCCTGGACCGCGCCGCCGCACAGGCGGCCGTGCGCCGTTGGATTCCCGACCTGACCGACGAAGAATTCGCGCGCTGGGACCAGCGCGGGCTGATTGAACACCTGGATATCGACGGCACCCGCTGGTACTTCAAGCGCGCGCCGTCGAACCTGTTCCTGCTCAGTGATGAAGCGCGTGCGCGCCGCCGTGCCGATGCGCCGCTGCCAGCGCCCGGCCCCAATGAAGTGCTGAACGCGCATCACCAGCAAGTACTGGCCGCGGCCGCGCGCACCGGCATCGCCGCGGTGCTGCCGCAACGCATCGAGTTCACCCAATCGCTGACGGTGAAAGCCGATGCGGTACCGGCCGGCGAAACCGTGCGCGCGTGGATTCCATACCCGCGCGAGATTGCCGGCCAGCAGGAACAGCTGCAGTGGCTGGGCAGCACGCCAAGCAACGCGCAGGTGGCGCCGCCCAGCACCCTGCAGCGCACGGCGTACATGGAAGCCAAAGCCGTGGCCGGGCAACCCACCCGCTTCGAGATCCGCTACGCGCTGACGATCTTCGCGCGGCATACGGCCATCGATCCGGCGCGCGTGCAGGCCACGCCTGCCGACCCCGCGTTGCAGCCGTACCTGGCCGAGCAGTTGCCGCATGTGCAGTTCACCCCGGCGCTGAAGCTGTTCTCCGACCAGGTGCTGCAGGGCGAAACGCGGCCGTATGAAGTGGTACGCAGGCTGTTCGCCGCGGTCGATCGCATTCCCTGGGCCGGTGCGCGCGAGTATTCCACGCTCAGCAACATCAGCGACTACGCGCTGCGCGCCGGCCATGCCGACTGCGGCCAGCAGACGATGCTGCTGATCGCCCTGCTGCGCATGAACGGCATTCCCGCGCGCTGGCAGTCGGGCATGGTGTTTTCAGACGATGGCAGCGGCTACAACAACCTGCACGATTGGGGGCAGGTGTACCTGGCGCCGTATGGCTGGCTGCCCATGGACGTGACCACCGGCGCGCTGGCCAGCGATGTGCCTGCGCTGCGCGACTTCTACCTGGGTGGCCTGGACGGCTACCGCATCGCCTTCAACGATGATTTCGGCCAGCCCCTGGTGCCGGCCAAACAGCATTACCGCTCGGAAACGGTCGACTCGCAGCGCGGCGAGGCCGAGTGGGCAGGCGGCAACCTGTACTTCGACCAGTGGAGCTATGACTTCCAGTGGCAGGTACTGCCCGCCAGGCAACCCCAGCGCGACATCCGCTAG
- a CDS encoding serine hydrolase domain-containing protein, producing the protein MALLALAPAVHAQATSTANIDADVAAVVQHEHLPGIALAVVEDGRVAYRYVQGARGDGGRIDEDTLFKIASNSKAMTAALLARLVEQGKLRWDDPVRRYLPAFRMHDAWVGEHMQVRDLLIHNSGLGLGAGDLMLWPEPNTYTRADIIAGLAHLKPVSSFRSGYAYDNLMYVVAGEVAAAAGGKPYDQLLREQVFQPLGMRRCQVGAWSVKRVGNVAQPHTVRDGQPVVVNADGAHSPDLTSMAAGGIRCSLADMTRWMQVLLDPALVPDWLGSEQRRTLWTLHMPMPLGERQRRWDNAHFYGYGYGWRVSDMDGQWKVAHTGTLSGMYSSLALLPDRKVGVVMLINGEGEDARTALMQSMLKGYTAPEQAASAMSYLAELAADRAVRAASAGGLPSTARAPAATSDDLTRWQGRYRDPWLGAASLCPGPKGLRFAVEKSPKLQASVQQVQGRWLLHWDTLGEQAQAWLQPGDGAPPTLDLRAIDPEIDFSYDFQDLHFTRTGDCADSGGYVPRR; encoded by the coding sequence ATCGCCCTGCTGGCACTGGCACCGGCAGTCCACGCACAGGCCACCAGCACCGCAAACATCGATGCCGACGTAGCCGCCGTGGTCCAGCACGAGCACCTGCCAGGCATCGCCCTGGCCGTGGTGGAAGACGGCCGCGTGGCCTACCGCTACGTCCAGGGCGCACGCGGCGATGGCGGACGCATCGACGAAGACACGCTGTTCAAGATCGCGTCCAACAGCAAGGCCATGACCGCCGCCCTGCTGGCCCGCCTGGTGGAGCAGGGAAAACTGCGCTGGGATGACCCGGTGCGCAGGTACCTGCCCGCCTTCCGCATGCATGACGCCTGGGTGGGCGAGCACATGCAGGTGCGCGACCTGCTGATCCACAACAGCGGCCTTGGTTTGGGCGCTGGCGATCTGATGCTGTGGCCCGAGCCCAATACCTACACCCGCGCCGACATCATCGCCGGGCTGGCCCACCTGAAGCCGGTCAGCAGCTTCCGCAGTGGCTATGCCTACGACAACCTGATGTATGTGGTGGCTGGCGAAGTGGCCGCCGCCGCCGGCGGCAAGCCCTATGACCAGCTGCTGCGCGAACAGGTGTTCCAGCCGCTGGGCATGCGGCGCTGCCAGGTGGGTGCGTGGTCGGTGAAGCGCGTGGGCAACGTGGCGCAGCCACATACCGTTCGCGATGGGCAACCGGTGGTGGTCAACGCCGATGGTGCGCACAGCCCTGATCTGACATCGATGGCCGCCGGTGGCATCCGCTGTTCGCTGGCCGACATGACGCGCTGGATGCAGGTGCTGCTGGACCCTGCGCTGGTGCCCGATTGGCTGGGCAGCGAGCAGCGGCGCACATTGTGGACCCTGCACATGCCCATGCCGCTGGGCGAGCGCCAGCGCCGTTGGGACAACGCGCACTTCTACGGTTATGGCTATGGCTGGCGGGTGTCAGACATGGACGGGCAGTGGAAGGTGGCGCACACCGGCACGCTGTCGGGCATGTACTCCTCGCTGGCGCTGCTGCCCGACCGCAAGGTGGGCGTGGTGATGCTGATCAATGGCGAAGGCGAGGATGCACGCACCGCGCTGATGCAGTCGATGTTGAAGGGCTACACCGCGCCCGAGCAGGCCGCCTCTGCCATGAGCTACCTGGCCGAACTGGCCGCCGATCGCGCGGTGCGTGCGGCCAGCGCTGGCGGGCTGCCCTCCACCGCACGGGCGCCCGCGGCTACGTCTGACGACCTGACGCGCTGGCAGGGCCGCTATCGTGATCCCTGGCTGGGCGCCGCATCGCTGTGCCCCGGGCCGAAGGGGCTGCGCTTTGCCGTGGAAAAATCACCGAAGCTGCAGGCCAGCGTGCAGCAGGTGCAGGGGCGCTGGCTGCTGCACTGGGATACGCTGGGTGAGCAGGCACAGGCATGGCTGCAGCCGGGCGACGGCGCGCCGCCAACGCTGGACCTGCGTGCCATCGACCCCGAGATCGACTTCAGCTATGACTTCCAGGATCTGCACTTCACTCGCACTGGCGATTGCGCTGACAGCGGTGGTTACGTCCCGCGCCGCTGA
- a CDS encoding EF-hand domain-containing protein: MTIRNRKPLIALVVAAGSLLTLPAMAQSAQQQAAQAQNQAAQAQQSAAQAGQAADQASNAAAAASAQASGGGGGGQTWASIDTDGNGTISKAEAQVNAGLAQVFDQADANKDGELSPDEYKAYVAAQQGAAAGGNAAPGR, encoded by the coding sequence ATGACGATTCGCAACCGTAAGCCCCTGATCGCCCTGGTCGTTGCTGCTGGCAGCCTGCTCACCCTCCCGGCCATGGCGCAGTCCGCCCAGCAGCAGGCCGCGCAGGCACAGAACCAGGCCGCGCAGGCCCAGCAGTCGGCGGCACAGGCCGGCCAGGCCGCTGACCAGGCCAGCAACGCGGCGGCCGCAGCGTCGGCGCAGGCCAGCGGTGGCGGTGGCGGCGGCCAGACCTGGGCCAGCATCGATACCGATGGCAACGGCACCATCAGCAAGGCCGAGGCGCAGGTGAACGCGGGCCTGGCCCAGGTGTTCGACCAGGCCGACGCCAACAAGGACGGGGAACTGAGCCCCGATGAGTACAAGGCCTACGTGGCGGCCCAGCAGGGCGCCGCGGCCGGCGGCAACGCCGCGCCGGGCCGCTGA
- a CDS encoding dipeptide epimerase gives MKITAIELGMLRVPLKTPFKTALRTVETVEDVVVLVRTDTGHTGYGEAPATAVITGDTHGSIIEAIRHFIAPRLIGQEVVNLNRLCGLVQTAMERNTSAKAAVEIALYDLWAQLHGAPLYQMLGGGDPVITTDITISVDYIDKMVADSLSAIDRGFESLKIKVGKDIGLDIERVKAIHTAVQGRALLRLDANQGWTAKQAVHAMRTLEEAGVVLELLEQPVKAADINGLKYVTDRVNTPVMADESVFSPSQVMDLIQQRAADIINIKLMKTGGLSNAIRIADIAGIYGVPCMIGCMIESSISVAAAVHLAVAKSDVITKVDLDGPSLGQFDPVSGGVHFNESEISIADVPGLGITEVRGLEMLG, from the coding sequence ATGAAGATCACCGCCATCGAACTGGGCATGCTGCGCGTGCCGCTGAAAACGCCGTTCAAGACCGCCCTGCGCACGGTGGAAACCGTGGAGGACGTGGTGGTGCTGGTGCGCACCGATACCGGCCACACCGGCTACGGTGAAGCACCGGCCACCGCGGTGATCACCGGCGATACCCACGGCTCGATCATCGAAGCGATCCGCCACTTCATCGCCCCGCGCCTGATCGGCCAGGAAGTGGTCAACCTCAACCGCCTGTGCGGCCTGGTGCAGACCGCCATGGAGCGCAACACCAGCGCCAAGGCGGCAGTGGAAATCGCCCTGTACGACCTGTGGGCGCAGCTGCACGGCGCACCGCTGTACCAGATGCTGGGCGGCGGCGACCCGGTCATCACCACCGACATCACCATCAGCGTGGACTACATCGACAAGATGGTGGCCGATTCGCTGTCGGCCATCGATCGCGGTTTCGAATCGCTGAAGATCAAGGTGGGCAAGGACATCGGCCTTGACATCGAGCGGGTGAAGGCGATCCACACCGCCGTGCAGGGCCGCGCCCTGCTGCGCCTGGATGCCAACCAGGGCTGGACCGCCAAGCAGGCGGTGCACGCCATGCGCACGCTGGAAGAGGCCGGCGTGGTGCTGGAACTGCTGGAACAGCCGGTGAAGGCCGCCGACATCAACGGCCTGAAGTACGTGACCGACCGGGTGAACACCCCGGTGATGGCCGACGAAAGCGTGTTCAGCCCAAGCCAGGTGATGGACCTGATCCAGCAGCGCGCGGCGGACATCATCAACATCAAGCTGATGAAGACCGGCGGCCTGTCCAACGCGATCCGCATTGCCGACATTGCCGGCATCTACGGCGTGCCGTGCATGATCGGCTGCATGATCGAATCGAGCATCAGCGTGGCCGCCGCCGTGCACCTGGCCGTGGCCAAGAGCGATGTGATCACCAAGGTCGACCTGGACGGCCCCTCGCTGGGCCAGTTCGACCCGGTCAGCGGCGGCGTGCATTTCAACGAATCGGAAATCAGCATTGCCGATGTACCCGGGCTGGGCATCACCGAAGTGCGTGGGCTGGAGATGCTGGGTTGA
- a CDS encoding TonB-dependent receptor, translating to MKAYSIKRAALSVALGACLGVIAPGIAFAQNVTGAVAGRASAGDQITVVSSSTGLTRTVTVGADGSYRLGQLPVGDYQLQLSRDGQTLGEQVAVSVAVGGTTTVNLASGGGVTNLDALQVRGTRVVNRVDVYSTETSFNINRQEISRLPVAQDLSAVALMAPGVVGGNSSFGGLSFAGSSVAENAVFINGLNVTDMYTRRGFSTAPFAFFNEFQVKTGGYSVEFGRSTGGVINAVTRSGSNEFKGGVEVTAEPSAWRSSAGDHFHRDGSAHSYGSRDNNSFLKTNVWGSGPIIKDKLFLFAMYEDRSDKGHNTSSDGSTWFKNDSGNGFWGAKLDWNINDNHSLALLAFSDEGDVTNASYGYDWDEDEIGAWGGDSVTETGGKNWSATYTGHFGQNFTARAMVGQNNQRAFTNSSLDQACSPVFTDSTYGTRLYKLQGLRAGCHPTGTAVAERDDTRDVARLDFEWQLGDHLLRFGVDRELMTTDQSTRYPGPTALSYTAYVARPGDEVWDGANAYVPAGVTEMLRARNRQSGGKFETEANAFYLEDIWNVTPNLMLNLGVRWDRFENRTAQGNAFIKMDDLVAPRVGFSWDMRGDGSTKLFGNAGRYYLPVTNNINVNFAGGLTDEYSYYVLEGWQQQTSPTGSAYMAPIIGQQIGPTDTRMNTGGADLRQSVDKDLKAVYQDEYILGFQSMINQAWSWGVNATYRRMTRALDDIRINYTPCGPTPSTLWPIANPGESLTIWGDSRIGCAQEGWITIDTANSGYRKGGSGEVIGYSKPKRTYKGLEFQIDRAWDEKWLFNASYLWSKSEGNFEGPVNSDTNYGDTGMVQFWDHPATNERYGVLFNDFRHQFKLRAAYALNKQWSFGTTLQVQSGGPITAYGVMWPNDSIAGGSTSSEGSGGGTGWLCVANCSGPYDQRQFEYSPRGAFGRLPWTWTLGANVTWRLPVEGIDLSARLSVYNLFNNQETINVHQRYEAQPGVYREATFGTGTRWQAPRYTQLVVTWNF from the coding sequence ATGAAGGCTTACAGCATCAAGCGGGCGGCGTTGAGCGTCGCCCTGGGCGCGTGTCTGGGCGTGATCGCGCCGGGCATCGCATTCGCACAGAACGTGACCGGCGCGGTGGCCGGCCGGGCCAGCGCCGGTGACCAGATCACCGTGGTCAGCAGCAGCACCGGCCTGACCCGCACGGTGACCGTGGGCGCCGATGGCAGCTACCGCCTGGGCCAGCTGCCGGTGGGCGACTACCAGCTGCAGCTGAGCCGCGATGGGCAGACCCTGGGCGAGCAGGTGGCGGTGAGCGTGGCGGTGGGCGGCACCACCACGGTGAACCTGGCCAGCGGCGGCGGCGTGACCAACCTGGATGCATTGCAGGTGCGCGGCACGCGCGTGGTCAACCGCGTGGATGTCTATTCCACCGAAACCTCGTTCAACATCAACCGCCAGGAGATCTCGCGGCTGCCGGTGGCGCAGGACTTGTCGGCGGTGGCGCTGATGGCGCCGGGCGTGGTGGGCGGCAATTCCTCGTTCGGTGGGCTGTCCTTCGCCGGTTCGTCGGTGGCTGAAAACGCGGTGTTCATCAACGGCCTGAATGTGACTGACATGTACACCCGGCGCGGCTTCAGCACCGCGCCGTTCGCGTTCTTCAACGAATTCCAGGTCAAGACCGGCGGCTATTCGGTGGAGTTCGGCCGTTCCACCGGCGGTGTCATCAATGCGGTCACCCGCTCGGGCAGCAACGAATTCAAGGGCGGCGTGGAAGTGACCGCCGAACCCAGCGCCTGGCGTTCCAGCGCGGGCGACCACTTCCACCGCGATGGCAGTGCGCATTCCTATGGCAGCCGTGACAACAACTCGTTCCTGAAGACCAACGTCTGGGGCTCGGGCCCGATCATCAAGGACAAGCTGTTCCTGTTTGCCATGTACGAAGACCGCAGCGACAAGGGCCACAACACCTCGTCCGATGGCAGTACCTGGTTCAAGAATGATTCCGGCAACGGCTTCTGGGGCGCCAAGCTGGACTGGAACATCAACGACAACCACAGCCTGGCCCTGCTGGCGTTTTCCGACGAAGGCGATGTGACCAACGCGTCCTATGGCTATGACTGGGACGAGGACGAGATCGGCGCCTGGGGCGGCGATTCGGTAACCGAGACCGGCGGCAAGAACTGGTCGGCCACCTATACCGGCCACTTCGGCCAGAACTTCACTGCCCGCGCCATGGTGGGGCAGAACAACCAGCGTGCGTTCACCAATTCGTCGCTGGACCAGGCCTGCAGCCCGGTGTTCACCGACAGCACCTACGGCACGCGCCTGTACAAGCTGCAGGGCCTGCGCGCCGGCTGCCATCCCACCGGTACCGCGGTGGCCGAGCGTGATGACACCCGCGATGTGGCGCGCCTGGATTTCGAGTGGCAGCTGGGTGACCACCTGCTGCGCTTCGGCGTGGACCGCGAACTGATGACCACCGATCAGTCCACCCGCTACCCCGGCCCCACCGCGCTGAGCTATACCGCCTACGTGGCGCGCCCCGGCGATGAAGTGTGGGACGGCGCCAACGCCTACGTGCCGGCCGGCGTGACCGAGATGCTGCGTGCACGCAACCGCCAGTCCGGTGGCAAGTTCGAAACCGAAGCCAATGCCTTCTACCTGGAAGACATCTGGAACGTCACCCCGAACCTGATGCTGAACCTGGGCGTGCGCTGGGACCGCTTCGAGAACCGCACCGCGCAGGGCAATGCCTTCATCAAGATGGACGACCTGGTGGCGCCGCGCGTGGGCTTCTCGTGGGACATGCGCGGTGATGGCAGCACCAAGCTGTTCGGCAACGCCGGCCGCTACTACCTGCCGGTCACCAACAACATCAACGTCAACTTCGCCGGCGGCCTGACCGACGAATACAGCTACTACGTGCTGGAAGGCTGGCAGCAGCAGACCTCGCCCACCGGTTCGGCGTACATGGCGCCGATCATCGGCCAGCAGATCGGCCCGACCGATACGCGCATGAACACTGGCGGTGCCGACCTGCGGCAGAGCGTGGACAAGGACCTGAAGGCGGTCTACCAGGATGAGTACATCCTGGGCTTCCAGAGCATGATCAACCAGGCCTGGTCGTGGGGCGTGAATGCCACCTACCGGCGCATGACCCGCGCGCTGGATGACATCCGCATCAACTACACCCCGTGCGGGCCGACCCCCAGCACCCTGTGGCCGATCGCCAACCCTGGCGAATCGCTGACGATCTGGGGCGATTCCAGGATTGGCTGCGCGCAGGAAGGCTGGATCACCATCGATACCGCCAACAGCGGCTACCGCAAGGGCGGCAGCGGCGAAGTGATCGGCTATTCCAAGCCCAAGCGCACCTACAAGGGGCTGGAATTCCAGATCGACCGCGCCTGGGACGAGAAGTGGCTGTTCAACGCCTCCTACCTGTGGTCCAAGAGCGAAGGCAACTTCGAAGGCCCGGTGAACTCGGACACCAACTACGGCGACACCGGCATGGTGCAGTTCTGGGACCACCCGGCCACCAACGAACGCTATGGCGTGCTGTTCAACGATTTCCGCCACCAGTTCAAGCTGCGCGCGGCGTATGCGCTGAACAAGCAGTGGTCGTTCGGCACCACGTTGCAGGTGCAGTCCGGTGGCCCGATCACCGCCTATGGCGTGATGTGGCCCAACGACAGCATCGCCGGCGGCAGTACCTCCAGCGAGGGCAGCGGCGGCGGCACCGGCTGGCTGTGCGTGGCCAACTGTTCCGGCCCGTATGACCAGCGCCAGTTCGAGTACAGCCCGCGCGGTGCGTTCGGTCGCCTGCCGTGGACCTGGACCTTGGGTGCCAACGTGACCTGGCGCTTGCCGGTGGAGGGCATCGACCTGAGCGCGCGGCTGTCGGTGTACAACCTGTTCAACAACCAGGAAACCATCAACGTGCACCAGCGCTACGAAGCGCAGCCGGGCGTGTACCGCGAAGCCACCTTCGGCACGGGCACGCGCTGGCAGGCCCCGCGCTACACCCAGCTGGTGGTGACGTGGAACTTCTGA
- a CDS encoding M15 family metallopeptidase → MTSRICTSLALAIALTAVVTSRAAEPPRVSPATDAAAAGLVEIRTVSPQIQLDIRYAGANNFTGAPVSGYQAPACYLLAPVAQALAQVEADLRSAGYGLRVYDCYRPVRAVQAFMAWVHDPREQSRKAVQYPDLDKPQLLADGYIAERSGHSRGATVDLGLLDCRTGTCVVMDMGTDFDFFGVRAHTETPGLTPAQRGNRQQLLQAMARRGFANYPQEWWHYTLRPEPDPSTAYDVPVQ, encoded by the coding sequence ATGACTTCCAGGATCTGCACTTCACTCGCACTGGCGATTGCGCTGACAGCGGTGGTTACGTCCCGCGCCGCTGAGCCACCACGAGTTTCCCCAGCCACTGATGCTGCGGCGGCCGGGCTGGTCGAGATCCGCACCGTGTCGCCGCAGATCCAGCTCGACATCCGTTACGCCGGCGCCAACAACTTCACCGGCGCCCCCGTGTCGGGCTACCAGGCGCCGGCCTGCTATCTGCTGGCACCGGTGGCGCAGGCGCTGGCTCAGGTGGAAGCCGACCTGCGCAGCGCCGGCTATGGCCTGCGCGTATACGACTGCTACCGGCCCGTGCGCGCGGTACAGGCGTTCATGGCCTGGGTGCACGATCCGCGTGAGCAATCGCGCAAGGCCGTGCAGTACCCAGACCTGGACAAGCCGCAGCTGCTGGCCGACGGCTACATCGCCGAACGTTCGGGCCACAGCCGTGGCGCCACCGTCGACCTGGGCCTGCTGGATTGCCGCACGGGCACGTGCGTGGTGATGGACATGGGCACCGATTTCGATTTCTTCGGTGTGCGCGCGCATACCGAAACACCCGGGTTGACCCCGGCGCAGCGCGGCAACCGCCAGCAGCTGCTGCAGGCCATGGCCCGGCGTGGGTTCGCCAACTACCCGCAGGAATGGTGGCATTACACCCTGCGGCCCGAACCGGACCCCAGCACCGCCTACGACGTCCCCGTGCAGTAG
- a CDS encoding SH3 domain-containing protein: MILASRKPRRGTWRRWSLALCLLATPVFAQAAPDPGAPLPYVIGLHEAYLTPDYWAARLDNADAPILDRAQIQAQNARMRALDAHIQDIAALPAQLSAQQVRASITALSQWPTRALFNDAGQDIAPAQRSAIEANLGLQGVPAQVSPAYGLVVKRAALRTFPTRQRVFSSRGDTDIDRFQESALFPGDKVAVVHRSADGRWLFVHSERYSAWIEAEAVATGEKASVVGYATQGPYRIVTGAVAHTAYTPEEPRVSRLQLDMGVRLPVLADWPAATAVNGQQAHAAWVVQLPVREADGSLKLVPALLPRSQDTAADYLPLTPRLLLQQAFKFLGERYGWGHDYDTRDCSGFVSEIYRSFGVLLPRNTSAQAVSQALDRLPFTDKDSKAVRDRAVANLQVGDLVYIPGHVMMAIGHVDGRTWVIHDTAGGSWFGADGKRVQAHLNGVSVTPLEPMMASDTVRYIDRITNIQRLRTKTPE; the protein is encoded by the coding sequence ATGATCCTGGCTTCCCGCAAACCGCGCCGTGGCACCTGGCGCCGCTGGTCCCTGGCCCTGTGCCTGCTGGCCACCCCGGTCTTCGCACAGGCCGCACCCGATCCCGGCGCTCCGCTGCCGTATGTGATCGGGCTGCACGAGGCCTACCTGACCCCGGACTACTGGGCCGCGCGGCTGGACAATGCCGATGCACCGATCCTGGACCGCGCGCAGATCCAGGCGCAGAACGCGCGCATGCGTGCGCTGGATGCCCACATCCAGGATATCGCCGCGCTGCCCGCGCAGCTTTCGGCGCAGCAGGTGCGCGCCAGCATCACCGCCCTGTCGCAGTGGCCGACGCGTGCGCTGTTCAACGACGCCGGCCAGGACATCGCCCCGGCACAGCGCAGCGCGATCGAAGCCAACCTGGGCCTGCAGGGCGTGCCGGCGCAGGTCAGCCCGGCCTATGGCCTGGTGGTGAAGCGCGCCGCACTGCGCACCTTCCCCACCCGACAGCGCGTTTTCAGCAGCCGCGGCGATACCGATATCGATCGCTTCCAGGAATCTGCGCTGTTCCCCGGTGACAAGGTGGCCGTCGTGCACCGCAGTGCTGATGGCCGCTGGCTGTTCGTGCACAGCGAACGCTACAGCGCCTGGATCGAAGCCGAAGCCGTGGCCACCGGCGAGAAGGCCAGCGTGGTTGGCTATGCCACGCAGGGCCCGTACCGCATCGTGACCGGTGCAGTCGCTCATACCGCCTACACCCCGGAAGAACCGCGCGTATCGCGCCTGCAGCTGGACATGGGCGTGCGCCTGCCGGTGCTGGCCGACTGGCCGGCCGCCACCGCGGTGAACGGCCAGCAGGCGCATGCCGCGTGGGTGGTGCAGCTGCCGGTGCGCGAAGCCGACGGAAGCCTGAAGCTGGTGCCGGCCCTGCTGCCGCGCTCGCAGGACACCGCCGCCGACTACCTGCCGCTGACCCCGCGCCTGCTGCTGCAGCAGGCCTTCAAGTTCCTGGGCGAACGCTACGGCTGGGGCCACGACTACGACACCCGCGACTGCAGCGGCTTCGTTTCGGAAATCTACCGCAGCTTCGGCGTGCTGCTGCCGCGCAATACCAGCGCGCAGGCAGTCAGCCAGGCGCTGGACCGCCTGCCGTTCACCGACAAGGACAGCAAGGCCGTGCGCGACCGCGCCGTGGCCAACCTGCAGGTGGGCGACCTGGTCTACATTCCCGGCCACGTGATGATGGCCATCGGCCACGTCGACGGCCGCACCTGGGTCATCCACGATACCGCCGGCGGCAGCTGGTTCGGCGCCGACGGCAAGCGCGTGCAGGCCCATCTGAATGGTGTCTCGGTCACCCCGCTGGAGCCGATGATGGCCAGCGACACCGTCCGCTACATCGACCGCATCACCAACATCCAACGCCTGCGCACCAAGACCCCTGAATGA